In Candidatus Binatia bacterium, a genomic segment contains:
- a CDS encoding glycosyltransferase, producing the protein MATAVLDLDLNRLPAEITGLENYGRALVLIRLNGRPVGKVSLPVAGGRIGGAELRTTLIDAGGTLLWERWLHDRLEWDERRSAPPAVTVAICTRDRTEDLGRCLDALMRMPDDGQEVLVVDNCPSTEATRRLVESCNGVRYVREDRPGLNAARNRALSEARHPIVAFTDDDAVPDRGWLRALASNFDQPLTLCVTGLTMPMELETAAQEWFERHNPFGKGFKRTVFKGIQADPLRVGRVGAGVNMALRKTAPELIGFFDEALDAGTMTRSGGDHEMFSRILMAGYDIVYDPAALSWHRHRRTWEELRQALYGYGTGAYAFMTRRLLTEGELGALGLAWEWFHVQQLPDLIHALLRRPGSMPLDLIVAELRGCMAGPRAYFASRKRLRARAG; encoded by the coding sequence ATGGCTACGGCCGTTCTCGACCTTGACCTCAACCGGCTTCCGGCCGAAATCACCGGTCTGGAAAACTACGGGCGCGCGCTGGTTCTCATCCGGCTGAACGGCAGGCCTGTCGGTAAGGTATCGCTGCCGGTCGCCGGCGGGCGTATCGGCGGCGCCGAGCTCCGTACCACGCTGATCGACGCAGGCGGTACGCTCCTCTGGGAACGCTGGCTTCATGACCGTCTCGAGTGGGACGAAAGACGGTCGGCGCCTCCGGCGGTGACCGTAGCGATATGCACCCGCGACCGGACTGAGGATCTCGGCCGGTGTCTCGATGCGCTCATGCGCATGCCCGACGACGGGCAGGAAGTGCTGGTGGTCGACAACTGTCCCTCGACCGAGGCGACACGCCGTCTCGTGGAGAGTTGCAATGGCGTTCGCTACGTGCGCGAGGATCGCCCGGGCTTGAACGCCGCCCGTAACCGCGCGCTCAGCGAGGCGCGCCACCCGATCGTCGCCTTTACCGACGACGACGCCGTGCCGGATCGGGGATGGCTGCGCGCGCTCGCGTCGAACTTCGATCAGCCGCTTACTCTGTGCGTCACGGGGCTGACCATGCCTATGGAGCTGGAAACCGCGGCCCAAGAGTGGTTCGAGCGCCACAATCCTTTCGGCAAAGGCTTCAAGCGCACCGTCTTCAAGGGAATTCAGGCCGATCCGTTACGAGTGGGGCGAGTCGGCGCGGGAGTCAACATGGCGCTCCGGAAAACGGCGCCGGAGCTGATCGGGTTTTTCGACGAGGCGCTGGACGCCGGGACCATGACTCGCTCCGGCGGCGATCACGAAATGTTCTCGCGCATCCTGATGGCCGGATACGACATCGTCTACGATCCGGCGGCGCTGAGTTGGCACCGCCACCGGCGCACCTGGGAAGAGCTGCGCCAAGCGCTCTATGGCTACGGCACGGGCGCCTACGCATTCATGACCCGGAGGCTCTTGACCGAGGGCGAGCTGGGCGCGCTGGGTCTCGCCTGGGAGTGGTTCCACGTTCAACAGCTTCCGGATCTGATCCACGCGCTTCTCAGGCGGCCGGGCAGCATGCCGCTGGACCTCATCGTGGCCGAGCT